A part of Uloborus diversus isolate 005 chromosome 6, Udiv.v.3.1, whole genome shotgun sequence genomic DNA contains:
- the LOC129224149 gene encoding uncharacterized protein LOC129224149, with protein sequence MRGRRVQLNSNLLEQNPCLPTTLNPVQRTLSRQLPNLVQRTLADQRSNLKLLTLASQQPNLVQRTLAGQQPNLVQRTLAGQQPNLVQRTLAGQQLNLKLRTLARQQPNLVLESRQLCQVTKTQSTQFAPLMSVAVFSGTTRQEPSLASFSNIVTVQRAQSADNLANTSLNTSSTTSASASLKTPLQECYRC encoded by the exons AGGGAGGAGGGTGCAATTGAATTCAAATCTGCTGGAACAGAATCCTTGCCTGCCAACGACATTAAATCCAGTACAGAGGACATTGTCACGTCAGTTACCGAACCTGGTACAGAGGACATTGGCGGATCAGCGATCGAATCTAAAACTGCTGACATTGGCAAGTCAGCAACCGAATCTAGTACAGAGGACATTGGCGGGTCAGCAACCGAATCTAGTACAGAGGACATTGGCGGGTCAGCAACCGAATCTAGTACAGAGGACATTGGCGGGTCAGCAACTGAATCTAAAACTGAGGACATTGGCACGTCAGCAACCGAATCTAGTATTGGAAAGTCGACAACTGTGCCAGGTGACGAAAACACAGAGTACCCAATTTGCTCCCCTCATGTCCGTTGCGGTTTTCAGCGGTACAACGCGTCAGGAGCCCTCATTGGCAAGTTTctcaaata TTGTGACTGTCCAGCGGGCACAGAGTGCAGACAATTTGGCGAACACAAGTCTCAATACTTCTTCTACTACAAGTGCGTCAGCGTCACTGAAGACCCCTTTGCAAGAGTGCTATCGTTGCTAG